In Ammospiza caudacuta isolate bAmmCau1 chromosome 2, bAmmCau1.pri, whole genome shotgun sequence, a genomic segment contains:
- the HMGB1 gene encoding high mobility group protein B1 yields MGKGDPKKPRGKMSSYAFFVQTCREEHKKKHPDASVNFSEFSKKCSERWKTMSSKEKGKFEDMAKADKLRYEKEMKNYVPPKGETKKKFKDPNAPKRPPSAFFLFCSEFRPKIKGEHPGLSIGDVAKKLGEMWNNTAADDKQPYEKKAAKLKEKYEKDIAAYRAKGKVDGGKKVVAKAEKSKKKKEEEEDEDEDEEDEDDEEEEEEEDEDDDDDE; encoded by the exons atgGGTAAAGGTGATCCTAAGAAGCCGAGAGGTAAAATGTCTTCGTACGCCTTCTTTGTGCAAACCTGTCGGGAGGAGCACAAGAAGAAACATCCAGATGCGTCAGTGAACTTCTCAGAGTTCTCAAAAAAATGCTCAGAACGATGGAAG ACTATGTCTTCTAAGGAGAAAGGGAAGTTTGAAGATATGGCAAAGGCTGACAAGCTTCgttatgaaaaagaaatgaaaaactaTGTACCACCTAAGggggaaacaaaaaagaagttCAAGGATCCAAATGCACCGAAGAGGCCTCC ttcggcttttttcttgttttgctctGAGTTTCGTCCAAAAATCAAAGGAGAACATCCCGGTCTGTCCATTGGAGATGTGGCAAAGAAGCTGGGAGAGATGTGGAACAACACCGCTGCAGACGATAAACAGCCTTACGAAAAGAAGGCTGctaagctgaaggagaaataCGAAAAG GATATCGCTGCATACCGGGCCAAAGGGAAGGTTGATGGAGGCAAGAAAGTAGTTGCCAAGGCTGAGAAgagcaagaagaagaaggaagaggaagaggatgaggacgaagatgaagaggatgaagatgatgaagaggaggaagaagaggaggatgaagatgatgatgatgatgaataA